GTGTCGCACGTCGGGTCGTTCGCGGAAACGTCGTTGTTGAGGAAGACCTGCGTCTCGACACGATCCAGGTAGATGGCGCGCGAATGCTCGGCCAACCGGACCACGAGCAGCCCGCCGCCGAACAAGCCGATGGAGATGGCAGTGGTTAAAATCATCGCGATTGTCATGGTCACGTTGCGGCGAAGACCGGTGACAACCTCGTTGAACAGAAAGCTGAATCGCACTTAGCGATCCATCCCGTACACGCCGCGCTGCTCGTCTCGCACCAACCTGCCCAGTGACAACTCGACGACTCGCTGACGCATCGAGTCGACGATGTGATGATCGTGGGTGGCCATCAGCACGGTGGTCCCGGTCCGGTTGATGCGCTCCAGCAAATCCATGATGTCCTTGCTGGTTTCCGGGTCCAGGTTGCCGGTGGGCTCGTCGGCCAGCAACACCAGCGGCCGGTTCACGAAGGCGCGCGCGATCGCGACCCGCTGCTGCTCGCCACCAGACAGCTCGCTCGGCAGCCGGTTGGCCTTGCCGGACAGCCCGACCATCTCAAGCACGTCGGGCACCACGCGGTTGATAATCTCCCGGCGCTTGCCGATGACCTCTAACGCGAACGCGACATTTTCGAACACCGTCTTCTGCTGCAGCAGCCGGAAGTCCTGGAAGACGCAGCCGATCACCTGCCGCAGGCTGGGGATGTGGCGGCCCGGCAACGCGTTGACGTGAAACTTCGAGACCCGGATGTCGCCGGTGGTGGGTTTTTCCTCGGCCAGCAGCAGCCGCATGACCGTCGACTTGCCCGAGCCGGTGGGCCCGATGAGGAAGACGAACTCACCCTTGTCGATCTTGATGTTGATGTTGTCCAGCGCGGGGCGCGCCGACGACTTGTACTGCTTGCTGACGCGGTCAAGGGTGATCATCACGGCACGCCAGTGTAGCGGCGGGTTTTGCCCGGGCAGCCCATCGGATCATCGGGTCACGACGGTGGGGCGGGCACCGGGCCCGGGGCCGGCGGCGGGGGCGGAGGGGCCGGCGGCGGGGGCGGCGGGCCGAACGGCGGCGGCAACACGAACGGCGGCAGCGGGCCGAACGGAGGCGGCGGTGAGCCCGTCGTCGGCGTGGTCGTCGGCGTGGTCGTGGTCGCTGGCGTCGTCGTCGGTGTCGGAGTCACGGTCACCGTGACGGTCGACGGCGGCTGTTGCAATCTGCTGCGCGGCACCCACGTGTAGTTGGGGTCGGGCACGTAGCCCGGCGGCACCACCTGGGTGGCCGGCACTTGTGTCGGTGCAGTCGACGACGGCCGATACGTGTCGTGAACCCACCACAGCGCCAAGAAGGCAATGACCAAGGCCGCCGTGGAGGTGCGTAGGTGACCGCCAAATAGGTATGCCGGCCAGCGTCTTTCATCGGCGCCGCCAGCTTTCAGCGCCTTCAGGGCGACGTCCCAGTTCCTCGGCAGGGCGAACTTCACCGGCCCTGCCCTTGCGTCTTGTCCTCGGCCCCTTCGGCCGTGGCCGGGTGGACGATCGCGCCCACCGTCGCCGGTGTCTCATTGGCGGCGCCGATCCCGGCCCGCGCAAGCGCTCGCACCACCAGCACCCGTAGTTCGCGGCCGGCCTGAAACTGCTTGCCGGGCAAGGTGCGGGCGACCAGCCGCAGCGTGACGGTGTCGACCCCGATGCTTTCCACACCCATTACTGTCGGCGCGTCGAGCA
This Mycobacterium xenopi DNA region includes the following protein-coding sequences:
- the ftsE gene encoding cell division ATP-binding protein FtsE; the encoded protein is MITLDRVSKQYKSSARPALDNINIKIDKGEFVFLIGPTGSGKSTVMRLLLAEEKPTTGDIRVSKFHVNALPGRHIPSLRQVIGCVFQDFRLLQQKTVFENVAFALEVIGKRREIINRVVPDVLEMVGLSGKANRLPSELSGGEQQRVAIARAFVNRPLVLLADEPTGNLDPETSKDIMDLLERINRTGTTVLMATHDHHIVDSMRQRVVELSLGRLVRDEQRGVYGMDR